A genomic window from Sphingobacterium sp. BN32 includes:
- a CDS encoding OmpA family protein, producing the protein MIKRISIPLVLLSVLFISSCGVSKKTHQALEQQHRDLAELYQKSQVDLAESRSRVKSLEDQLEQERKNNASLKEALARLQATLDNSISNTSQGNANISKLVDEINASNKYIQHLVNTKAKSDSLNMVLTNNLTRSLSREEMKDVDVQVLKGVVYISLSDNMLYKSGSYEISDKAGETLSKIAKIIQDYKDYDVLIEGNTDSDPINKANIRNNWDLSTLRASSVVQALQNNYGVDPKRLTAGGRGEYNPIASNSTAEGKARNRRTQIIITPKLDQFMELIDKAPETNDVPVTE; encoded by the coding sequence ATGATCAAACGTATAAGTATACCATTAGTGTTGTTAAGCGTCTTATTTATATCATCTTGCGGGGTAAGTAAGAAAACGCACCAAGCATTAGAGCAGCAGCACAGAGATCTTGCTGAGCTATACCAAAAGAGTCAAGTAGATCTAGCCGAAAGTCGTTCAAGAGTAAAAAGCCTAGAAGATCAGCTAGAGCAGGAGCGCAAGAACAATGCTTCGCTAAAAGAAGCGTTAGCAAGATTGCAAGCGACTTTAGATAACAGTATCAGCAATACTTCCCAGGGAAATGCGAATATCTCGAAACTCGTAGACGAGATCAACGCATCAAATAAATACATCCAACATTTAGTGAATACCAAAGCAAAAAGCGACTCGCTTAATATGGTATTGACGAACAACTTAACGCGTTCATTGAGCCGCGAAGAGATGAAGGATGTTGATGTTCAGGTATTAAAAGGTGTTGTTTACATCTCGTTATCGGATAATATGCTTTATAAATCCGGTAGCTATGAAATCTCTGATAAAGCGGGAGAGACGCTGTCGAAGATTGCCAAGATTATCCAAGATTACAAAGACTACGATGTGCTAATCGAGGGTAACACGGACTCTGATCCGATCAATAAAGCAAATATCCGTAACAATTGGGACTTAAGTACATTGCGTGCGTCGTCTGTTGTACAAGCGTTACAAAACAACTATGGTGTGGATCCTAAGCGCTTAACTGCAGGTGGTCGTGGTGAATATAACCCAATCGCGAGCAACAGCACAGCCGAAGGTAAAGCTAGAAACCGTAGAACACAAATTATTATTACGCCGAAATTAGACCAATTCATGGAGCTGATTGATAAGGCACCGGAAACAAATGATGTCCCGGTAACAGAATAA
- the katG gene encoding catalase/peroxidase HPI, which produces MENGSNDISKCPFHNGSMNKIKVAGDGTSNQEWWPNRLKIELLRQNSNVSNPMDADFNYAKEFESLDLAAVKKDLHELMTDSQDWWPADFGHYGPLFIRMAWHSAGTYRVGDGRGGAGAGQQRFAPLNSWPDNVSLDKARRLLWPIKQKYGKKISWADLLILTGNVALESMGFKTFGYAGGREDVFEPELDVYWGSEKTWLGGDVRYAHGSEGVEEAHGVLSADDDADGKIHSRDLENPLAAVQMGLIYVNPEGPDGNPDPLAAAKDIRDTFGRMAMNDEETVALIAGGHTFGKTHGAGPADNVGKEPEAADMEMQGLGWKSSFRSGVGADAITSGLEVTWTTTPTQWSNNFFENLFRYEWELTKSPAGAHQWVAKDAEDTIPHAFDPNKKQRPTMLTTDITLRVDPEFEKISRRFYENPDLFADAFARAWFKLTHRDMGPSSRYLGPEVPNEELIWQDPIPAVNHPLVNADDVAALKANILNSGLTIAEMVSTAWASASTFRGSDKRGGANGARIRLAPQKDWEVNNPAQLQKVLNTLEGIQTAFNNGQADGKKVSLADLIVLAGATGIVEAAKKAGVKITVPFTPGRMDASQEQTDIESVSYLEPIADGFRNYKKARYTVSTEELLIDKAQLLTLTAPELVVLLAGMRVLETNYDGSKHGVFTDRPGQLTNDFLVNLLDMNTAWEAVGPDKELYQGRDRKTGAVKWTGTRNDLLFGSNSELRAVAEVYASADANEKFVKDFVAAWHKVMNADRFDIKK; this is translated from the coding sequence ATGGAAAACGGATCAAACGACATCAGCAAATGCCCATTTCATAATGGCAGTATGAACAAAATTAAGGTTGCAGGTGATGGCACTTCCAACCAGGAATGGTGGCCCAATAGACTAAAAATCGAACTTCTTCGCCAAAACTCAAATGTGTCTAATCCAATGGATGCTGACTTTAATTATGCGAAAGAATTTGAAAGTTTAGATTTAGCAGCAGTAAAAAAAGACCTTCATGAATTAATGACCGACTCTCAGGACTGGTGGCCTGCGGATTTCGGACATTACGGTCCCCTATTTATTCGCATGGCATGGCATAGTGCCGGGACTTATCGTGTTGGCGATGGTCGTGGAGGTGCAGGAGCCGGACAGCAACGTTTTGCACCTTTGAATAGTTGGCCAGATAACGTGAGCTTAGATAAAGCACGTCGTCTATTATGGCCTATCAAACAAAAATATGGCAAGAAAATCTCTTGGGCCGATTTATTGATCCTTACTGGTAACGTCGCATTAGAATCGATGGGTTTCAAAACCTTTGGATATGCCGGCGGTCGTGAGGATGTATTCGAACCGGAGTTAGATGTATACTGGGGATCAGAGAAAACATGGTTGGGTGGCGACGTCCGCTATGCACATGGATCTGAAGGCGTAGAAGAAGCACACGGTGTCCTTTCTGCAGACGATGATGCCGATGGCAAAATACACTCTAGAGACTTGGAGAATCCATTAGCCGCAGTACAGATGGGGCTTATCTATGTAAACCCTGAGGGACCAGACGGTAACCCGGATCCACTTGCCGCTGCCAAAGATATCCGCGACACCTTTGGCCGTATGGCGATGAATGATGAGGAGACTGTAGCGTTAATTGCCGGTGGTCACACTTTTGGTAAAACACATGGCGCAGGTCCTGCAGACAATGTGGGCAAAGAGCCAGAAGCAGCTGATATGGAAATGCAAGGTCTAGGCTGGAAAAGTAGCTTCCGCTCTGGCGTTGGTGCCGATGCTATCACGAGTGGCCTGGAAGTAACATGGACAACTACGCCGACACAATGGAGCAATAACTTCTTTGAAAACTTATTCAGATATGAGTGGGAATTAACGAAGAGCCCTGCGGGCGCTCACCAATGGGTAGCAAAGGATGCGGAAGATACAATCCCACATGCTTTCGATCCGAATAAGAAACAACGTCCAACGATGTTGACAACGGATATTACCCTACGTGTAGATCCTGAATTCGAAAAGATTTCGAGACGGTTTTATGAAAACCCAGACCTGTTTGCCGATGCATTTGCACGCGCATGGTTCAAACTGACGCACCGCGATATGGGACCATCGTCTCGATACTTAGGACCTGAAGTTCCTAACGAAGAGTTGATTTGGCAAGATCCAATCCCGGCAGTAAATCACCCATTAGTGAATGCAGATGACGTCGCAGCATTGAAAGCGAACATCCTGAATTCAGGATTAACCATTGCCGAGATGGTATCGACAGCTTGGGCATCAGCATCGACCTTCCGCGGTTCTGACAAGCGCGGTGGAGCCAATGGCGCACGTATTCGTTTAGCACCTCAGAAAGATTGGGAAGTAAACAATCCTGCTCAATTGCAGAAAGTATTGAATACCCTAGAAGGAATTCAAACTGCTTTCAACAATGGACAAGCCGATGGTAAGAAAGTATCCTTAGCCGATTTGATTGTCCTTGCAGGTGCTACCGGTATTGTTGAAGCCGCTAAAAAAGCTGGCGTAAAGATTACTGTTCCATTTACACCAGGCCGTATGGATGCCAGTCAAGAACAAACAGATATCGAATCAGTAAGTTACTTAGAGCCTATTGCCGACGGTTTCCGTAACTATAAGAAAGCAAGATATACCGTATCCACAGAAGAGCTATTGATTGATAAAGCTCAATTGTTGACTCTAACAGCGCCTGAGTTAGTCGTATTGTTGGCAGGTATGCGCGTATTAGAAACCAATTACGATGGTTCTAAACATGGTGTATTCACCGACAGACCAGGTCAGTTAACAAATGATTTCCTTGTGAATTTATTAGACATGAATACTGCTTGGGAAGCAGTTGGTCCAGATAAAGAACTTTATCAAGGTAGAGACCGCAAAACTGGTGCTGTAAAATGGACAGGAACGCGTAATGACCTCTTGTTCGGATCGAATTCGGAATTAAGAGCAGTTGCAGAGGTTTATGCTTCAGCGGATGCTAACGAAAAGTTTGTAAAAGATTTCGTCGCTGCATGGCACAAAGTGATGAACGCTGACCGCTTTGATATCAAAAAGTAG
- a CDS encoding sulfite exporter TauE/SafE family protein — MWDNALALIPTPMGWVLYFFCAMLIGTSKTGIQNVGTLAVPLFALLFGAKYSTGIVLILLCIADLVAVIYYRKQFNWSEVKKLLPFAVIGLIIGLIVGDYIDDRIFKILMGACIILGVGIMLWGNRQDRINQSTEFTKKWWYSPLFGLITGFSTMIGNAAGPTLTVYLLSKKLDKFTLVATGAWFIMILNFSKIPLQLFVWKNLSWDGFILNLLAIPFILLGGF; from the coding sequence ATGTGGGATAATGCCTTAGCATTAATACCAACACCGATGGGCTGGGTACTGTATTTTTTTTGTGCCATGCTTATCGGTACATCAAAAACCGGAATCCAAAACGTCGGGACGCTAGCCGTCCCACTATTTGCTTTATTATTCGGAGCAAAATACTCGACCGGCATTGTGCTAATTCTGCTTTGTATTGCTGATTTAGTCGCCGTCATCTACTATAGAAAACAATTCAACTGGTCGGAAGTTAAAAAGCTGCTACCCTTTGCAGTTATCGGTTTAATCATCGGGTTAATTGTTGGCGATTATATCGATGACCGAATTTTTAAAATCTTAATGGGCGCCTGTATTATCCTTGGCGTAGGAATTATGCTTTGGGGCAATCGGCAAGATAGAATAAACCAAAGTACGGAATTCACCAAGAAATGGTGGTACTCCCCTCTTTTCGGTCTCATAACAGGATTTTCAACGATGATAGGCAATGCCGCAGGCCCTACCTTAACGGTTTACCTCCTCTCAAAGAAATTAGATAAATTTACGCTAGTTGCAACAGGTGCCTGGTTCATTATGATCCTAAACTTCTCAAAAATTCCTCTCCAATTATTCGTCTGGAAAAATCTCTCTTGGGACGGATTTATCCTCAATCTTTTAGCAATTCCTTTCATCCTCTTAGGTGGTTTTTAG
- a CDS encoding PmoA family protein, which yields MKNKLSNLLILPCCLVMALSSCAPSKTLQTGNTNAERFSIVENPASQRIDILLDGKRYTSYLYADSLKKPILFPLMTRSGNNITRGWPIEPRANERTDHPHQMGLWFNYGDVNGLDFWNNSTARSVEERMKYGAIVHQNVDSIKVINDAASLQVSKLWLSPRSEPLLSEQCIYKFNISKEGQIIITIGVRLQALRDLSFDDNKEGLLAIRVARELEQPYLQKTTFTNANGIEDPEPRVDNQGVTGLYYSSEGKMGDDVFGTRGRWAMLNAVINQEEVSLIILDHPQNIGYPTYWFARGYGLFAANPLGQNVFSKGKETLNFKLGKGESTLFKYQVIIHSGSHLDSATVNQLSKDFASQ from the coding sequence ATGAAGAATAAACTCTCAAACTTACTGATCTTGCCATGTTGCCTTGTAATGGCATTGAGTTCTTGCGCGCCTTCCAAAACCCTGCAAACCGGGAATACCAATGCAGAAAGGTTCTCCATTGTCGAGAATCCTGCTAGCCAACGTATTGATATTCTTTTAGACGGAAAACGTTATACTTCATACCTCTACGCTGATAGTCTGAAAAAGCCAATACTGTTCCCCCTGATGACAAGAAGTGGAAATAACATTACCAGAGGATGGCCGATTGAACCTCGCGCAAACGAAAGGACAGACCATCCTCATCAAATGGGGCTTTGGTTTAATTATGGAGATGTCAATGGTTTAGATTTTTGGAATAACTCAACGGCTCGATCAGTAGAGGAGAGAATGAAATACGGGGCAATTGTTCATCAGAATGTTGATAGCATCAAAGTGATCAACGATGCCGCTTCGCTGCAAGTTTCGAAGCTTTGGCTTTCTCCAAGGTCAGAACCACTATTGAGTGAGCAGTGTATTTATAAATTCAATATATCGAAGGAAGGGCAAATTATAATTACTATTGGAGTAAGATTACAAGCTTTACGTGATCTTTCTTTTGATGATAATAAGGAGGGATTATTGGCCATTCGCGTGGCAAGAGAATTGGAGCAGCCTTATCTGCAAAAAACCACCTTTACCAATGCTAATGGCATTGAAGATCCTGAGCCTCGAGTAGATAATCAGGGTGTCACCGGCCTGTATTACAGTAGCGAAGGGAAAATGGGAGATGATGTATTTGGCACTCGCGGGCGTTGGGCAATGTTGAACGCCGTTATCAATCAAGAAGAGGTGAGTCTGATTATATTAGATCACCCTCAAAATATCGGCTATCCAACGTATTGGTTCGCTCGAGGATACGGTTTGTTCGCGGCTAATCCATTAGGACAAAATGTATTTAGTAAAGGAAAGGAAACATTGAATTTTAAACTCGGAAAAGGTGAGTCGACGCTGTTTAAGTATCAAGTTATTATTCATTCAGGGAGCCATCTCGACTCCGCAACTGTTAATCAGCTTTCTAAAGATTTTGCATCACAGTAA
- a CDS encoding carbon starvation protein A — translation MIDLNGINALTLIFASLLIFAIAYRFYGIFLANKVLRLNAKITTPAVEFADGQDYVKTDKKVLFGHHFAAIAAAGPLVGPVLAAQFGYLPGALWILIGCVLGGGVHDMVVLFASVRHKGESLATIASKEISKPIGTIAGLAVLFILILTLAGLSLACISAMHEAPWSLFTIILTMPIAIIMGLIMRYREGSVTFASILGGVLLIVGIISGHNLMEMPAIANLFNWSIGTISIAIAVYGFFASVLPIWLLLVPRDYLSTYLKIGTILMLTIGIIFVAPTIQMPAFTSFIHGGGPVIGGPVLPFIFIVIACGAISGFHAIIATGTTPKMLGNEREILFVGYGAMLVEGFVALMALIAACTLMPGDYFAINTPVAAYDQFLATHPELHAVDLQHFIDRIGIDLHGRTGGAVSLAVGMAHIFDKVPFMDNVMAYWYNFAIMFEAVFILTAIDAGTRVGRFFLQEMLGSVIPAFKDKNWWPGVILCSAIFTFSWGYLVYTGNVSSIWPLFGISNQLLAACGLIVCTTMLIRMNRKKYALCAAIPGIFMAIITFWAGYVQVKDIYLPNEQYLLASLAGIAMLLMGIVFIGTFIRWSQLFKVKELKVDMYGEEVKELVER, via the coding sequence ATGATCGACTTAAATGGGATCAATGCGCTGACATTGATCTTTGCCTCGCTGCTTATTTTTGCTATTGCCTATCGATTCTATGGAATCTTCCTTGCCAATAAGGTGCTCCGATTAAATGCTAAAATTACGACGCCGGCCGTAGAATTTGCCGATGGACAAGACTATGTAAAAACTGATAAAAAAGTGCTTTTCGGGCATCACTTTGCTGCAATCGCCGCTGCAGGACCGCTTGTAGGGCCTGTTTTAGCCGCTCAGTTCGGTTATCTGCCGGGTGCCTTATGGATATTAATTGGCTGTGTATTGGGCGGAGGTGTGCACGATATGGTTGTTCTTTTTGCGTCGGTGAGACATAAGGGGGAAAGCTTAGCGACTATCGCATCCAAAGAAATCTCAAAACCCATTGGTACAATAGCTGGGCTCGCAGTATTATTTATCCTCATATTAACTCTTGCAGGATTATCACTAGCCTGTATCTCAGCCATGCACGAAGCGCCATGGTCGTTATTTACCATTATCTTAACCATGCCCATTGCGATCATTATGGGACTAATCATGCGCTATAGAGAAGGTTCGGTAACATTTGCTAGTATCTTAGGCGGTGTATTGTTAATCGTCGGTATTATTTCAGGACATAACCTGATGGAGATGCCTGCCATTGCGAACCTATTCAATTGGAGCATTGGCACCATATCCATCGCCATAGCCGTTTATGGTTTCTTTGCTTCGGTATTGCCAATCTGGTTGCTTTTGGTACCACGCGATTATTTGTCGACTTACCTCAAAATTGGAACGATATTGATGTTGACCATCGGAATTATCTTTGTCGCTCCAACTATTCAAATGCCTGCCTTCACTAGCTTCATCCATGGTGGTGGCCCCGTTATTGGTGGCCCGGTACTACCATTTATTTTCATTGTAATTGCTTGCGGTGCTATCTCAGGTTTTCATGCCATCATTGCGACCGGTACAACGCCGAAGATGCTCGGCAATGAGCGCGAAATTCTTTTTGTTGGCTATGGTGCGATGCTGGTAGAAGGCTTTGTCGCACTCATGGCATTAATCGCAGCATGTACGTTGATGCCTGGTGATTATTTTGCGATTAACACACCTGTCGCTGCTTATGACCAATTCCTTGCTACGCATCCGGAATTGCACGCCGTAGATCTGCAGCATTTTATTGACCGTATTGGCATCGATTTGCACGGCAGAACAGGAGGAGCCGTTTCGCTTGCTGTGGGGATGGCGCATATTTTCGATAAGGTTCCGTTTATGGACAACGTCATGGCGTATTGGTACAACTTTGCGATTATGTTTGAAGCCGTATTTATCCTAACAGCCATTGACGCCGGAACACGCGTCGGACGTTTCTTCCTTCAGGAAATGTTGGGATCGGTAATTCCGGCCTTTAAAGATAAGAACTGGTGGCCTGGGGTTATTTTATGTAGTGCTATCTTCACCTTTTCATGGGGCTACTTAGTTTATACAGGGAATGTCAGCAGCATATGGCCATTATTTGGAATATCGAATCAATTGCTTGCTGCCTGTGGTCTGATTGTGTGTACAACCATGTTGATTCGTATGAACAGAAAGAAATACGCACTCTGCGCCGCTATCCCCGGTATATTTATGGCAATCATCACATTTTGGGCGGGTTATGTACAAGTGAAAGACATATATTTGCCAAACGAACAATACCTATTGGCAAGTCTAGCAGGGATAGCCATGTTGTTGATGGGGATTGTTTTCATTGGAACCTTTATTCGCTGGTCGCAATTGTTTAAAGTGAAAGAGCTGAAAGTCGACATGTATGGTGAAGAGGTAAAGGAACTGGTGGAAAGATAA
- a CDS encoding HAD family phosphatase, translating into MKNFAAIFDMDGVIAHTNPYHAKAFEVFFDRHKISYNQQQFEQHMYGKHNSYIFTHFFGRKIFGEELLTLEDEKEGLFREIYKSEAKSLPYLQEFLTDLQAHEFKLGVATSAPRANMDLILDALAIRPFFQSTLGSENVSLHKPHPEVYLKSAANLGVEPKHCMVFEDSFSGITAGLNAGMQVVGVLSSHKQEELPVCTSYIPNYKHIDAKQVLNMIQSYVG; encoded by the coding sequence ATGAAAAATTTTGCAGCAATCTTCGATATGGATGGTGTTATAGCCCACACCAATCCCTATCATGCCAAAGCCTTTGAAGTATTTTTTGATCGTCACAAGATTTCTTACAACCAACAGCAGTTTGAACAGCATATGTATGGCAAGCATAACAGCTATATCTTTACGCATTTTTTCGGACGTAAGATCTTCGGTGAGGAATTGTTGACCTTAGAAGATGAAAAAGAAGGCCTGTTCCGTGAGATCTATAAATCAGAAGCGAAATCCCTTCCCTATTTACAAGAGTTCCTTACAGACCTCCAAGCACACGAATTTAAACTCGGGGTGGCTACTTCAGCACCACGTGCCAATATGGATCTTATTTTAGATGCACTTGCCATACGTCCATTTTTTCAGTCCACTTTGGGCAGTGAGAACGTAAGCCTACATAAACCACATCCGGAGGTCTATCTGAAATCGGCTGCTAATTTAGGCGTAGAACCAAAGCATTGTATGGTTTTCGAGGACTCCTTTTCGGGGATTACGGCCGGATTAAACGCAGGTATGCAGGTTGTAGGTGTATTGAGTTCGCATAAGCAAGAAGAACTGCCCGTGTGTACAAGCTATATCCCGAATTATAAGCATATCGATGCTAAACAGGTACTTAACATGATCCAGTCTTATGTGGGATAA
- a CDS encoding alpha/beta hydrolase — translation MAIKAENDPKISKDIRAFLKELNSAGGKPMEEMTPNEARKVLEDAQKSVKVDVSGITEKELEISKDGLTIKAIVVKPTATKDEKLPVFIFIHGGGWVLGDYPTHKRLVRDLVLHSGAAAVFVDYSRSPEAKYPTAINEIYAVTEWVAEHGDEIGVDGKNLAVAGNSVGGNMTAVTCLMAKDKGGPDIKFQLLLWPVTDADFSRASFKEYAEGRFLTANMMKWMWDNYLPEKEKRKEYYATPFNAPLDKLKGLPPALVQLAENDILCDEGLDYARKLDEAGVPTVIQTFNGFIHDFGLLNPLDHIPAVKFATELAALGLKKALFGTK, via the coding sequence ATGGCAATTAAAGCAGAAAACGACCCGAAAATCAGTAAAGACATCAGAGCATTTTTAAAAGAGCTGAACAGTGCTGGTGGAAAGCCGATGGAAGAAATGACTCCTAATGAAGCGCGTAAAGTTCTCGAAGATGCACAGAAATCCGTGAAAGTAGATGTCTCTGGTATTACCGAAAAGGAGCTAGAGATCAGTAAAGATGGGCTAACCATCAAAGCAATAGTGGTAAAACCAACAGCTACAAAGGATGAAAAATTACCTGTATTTATTTTTATCCACGGTGGTGGTTGGGTTTTAGGAGACTACCCTACGCATAAACGTTTAGTTCGTGACCTTGTATTGCATTCTGGTGCTGCAGCTGTGTTCGTCGATTACTCCAGATCCCCAGAGGCCAAGTATCCGACGGCGATCAATGAAATTTACGCTGTAACGGAATGGGTAGCCGAGCATGGCGATGAGATTGGCGTTGATGGCAAGAATCTCGCTGTTGCCGGCAATAGTGTTGGTGGTAATATGACTGCGGTAACCTGCTTAATGGCTAAAGATAAAGGCGGACCGGACATCAAATTCCAATTGCTATTATGGCCAGTTACTGATGCAGATTTCAGTCGCGCGTCCTTTAAAGAATATGCAGAAGGACGCTTCCTAACCGCTAACATGATGAAATGGATGTGGGATAATTACTTGCCTGAGAAAGAAAAAAGGAAAGAATATTATGCAACGCCTTTCAACGCACCCTTGGATAAATTAAAAGGCTTACCTCCTGCTCTGGTTCAATTAGCAGAAAACGATATCCTTTGTGATGAAGGATTGGATTATGCGCGCAAATTGGATGAAGCAGGCGTGCCAACAGTAATACAAACGTTTAATGGTTTCATTCATGATTTTGGACTGCTAAACCCACTAGATCATATCCCTGCCGTAAAATTCGCAACAGAATTAGCAGCGCTCGGCCTTAAAAAAGCTCTTTTTGGAACCAAGTAA
- a CDS encoding DUF1398 domain-containing protein, with translation MFTIQQIDDAHAKVKTGADFPKYIQEIKELGVTAFDFLVSNGSEVYYGEEPFKAHSPAKYDPLNINENLNAQQFAKELKEHQEGKTDFPYFVKMCAVNGIASWKVDLNEYTCTYFDLKGEKVLKEEIPGK, from the coding sequence ATGTTCACAATCCAACAAATTGATGATGCCCATGCGAAAGTAAAAACGGGTGCTGACTTTCCTAAGTACATTCAGGAAATCAAAGAACTAGGAGTTACAGCCTTTGATTTCCTGGTAAGCAATGGGTCAGAGGTCTACTACGGCGAAGAACCTTTTAAAGCACATTCGCCCGCAAAATATGATCCGCTAAATATCAATGAAAACCTGAACGCCCAACAGTTCGCCAAAGAATTAAAAGAGCACCAAGAAGGAAAAACAGATTTCCCATACTTTGTGAAAATGTGTGCTGTCAATGGAATTGCTTCCTGGAAAGTGGACTTGAATGAATACACCTGTACTTACTTTGATCTAAAAGGGGAGAAAGTGTTGAAGGAAGAAATTCCAGGGAAGTAA
- a CDS encoding trans-aconitate 2-methyltransferase, whose product MEKFELFENERATAYDSFVKNWIPNYGTFLNMLPHLFNDTRNDKLLAVGCGTGNEILVLKKNGYSGSIMGIDPSPEMIAQATDKLKEYSDIVLKEVLVSQLTIDHQFNAATLILILHFLKDDGEKLDLLRDISIRLEPKALLIMLDITGNEKEIKKNLEILRKLLPEDMGQDEISKRMDRIYHELQHVSEERIIELFIEAGFEEPTKFFQSTVYMGWMARKKD is encoded by the coding sequence ATGGAGAAGTTTGAATTATTCGAAAATGAACGAGCAACAGCATATGATAGTTTCGTCAAGAATTGGATTCCAAATTACGGTACTTTTTTAAATATGCTCCCCCATCTTTTCAACGATACCAGGAATGATAAGCTTTTAGCTGTCGGTTGTGGAACAGGAAATGAGATTCTGGTACTAAAAAAGAACGGTTATTCGGGTTCTATCATGGGCATCGACCCTTCGCCGGAAATGATAGCGCAAGCGACGGATAAGTTGAAAGAGTATTCGGATATCGTCCTTAAAGAAGTCTTGGTTTCTCAACTGACCATAGATCATCAGTTTAATGCGGCAACTTTGATATTGATACTTCATTTCCTCAAAGACGATGGAGAGAAGCTCGATCTTCTTCGCGATATTTCCATTCGACTAGAACCGAAAGCCTTGTTGATTATGCTCGATATTACAGGGAATGAGAAAGAAATTAAAAAGAATTTAGAGATACTGAGGAAACTCTTACCCGAAGATATGGGGCAGGATGAGATTTCTAAACGCATGGATCGTATTTATCATGAGCTGCAGCATGTTTCGGAAGAAAGAATCATCGAGTTATTTATTGAAGCTGGATTCGAAGAACCAACCAAGTTCTTTCAAAGTACAGTCTACATGGGCTGGATGGCGAGAAAGAAGGATTAA
- a CDS encoding ribonuclease inhibitor: protein MKKEIIIDGFAIHNKKSLFEEINRAFMSEEDWEIGESLDAINDILYGGVGTIKGNEPIRLVWKNFEANSELFGLEFTANYYKEKLMHPEVFDTENIQTLLDQLANGKGQTYMDIISEIIAEHPNIELVKA from the coding sequence ATGAAAAAGGAGATTATTATCGATGGCTTTGCCATCCATAACAAGAAATCGTTGTTCGAGGAGATCAACCGTGCGTTCATGAGCGAAGAGGATTGGGAAATTGGCGAAAGCTTAGATGCGATCAATGATATCCTATACGGCGGAGTCGGAACAATCAAAGGAAATGAGCCCATTCGGTTAGTTTGGAAAAACTTTGAAGCGAATAGCGAACTATTCGGATTAGAATTTACCGCAAATTATTATAAAGAGAAATTAATGCATCCGGAAGTGTTTGATACCGAAAATATTCAAACCTTGCTCGATCAATTAGCGAATGGAAAGGGTCAGACTTATATGGACATCATCTCAGAAATTATTGCCGAACATCCAAACATCGAGTTAGTCAAAGCCTAA